The following nucleotide sequence is from Pseudobutyrivibrio ruminis HUN009.
ATCGGAATCGATGTACAGTTAAATGTAACAGCTGATCACGGCACAATCGTTTCAGAGCCTACAGGCTGGGATGTATATGCAGCAGCATTTGTTACTGCTGGAATCGGTGATCCAATGTATTTCTTCAGTACACACTGTTTATCAGATTCAACAAAGAACCGTGGGGCATATTCTAATGCAAAATTAGAGGAGCTTGCACAGGAGATGAACAACACATTTGATGTTGATGAAAGAAACGATTTAGCTGTTCAGATGCAGCAAATAATTTTGGATGATGATGCATTTGTATTCTGCTCATTCCTTCGTATGAGCATGATTTGCAAGTCCAACGTTACAGGCTTGACAGCTCATTCTAGTGATTATTATGAGCTTACAGCAGAATTAGACATTAATTAATTTGAGGAGAGCTTACGCTATGAATGAAACTTTTTTTGATTACAATTCAGTAAGTATAGAATTTGATGGAAAAGTGGCAGTTAATAGCGTAAGCTTTTCTATTAATAAAGGGGAGGTACTTGCTTTAGTAGGTGAATCTGGCAGTGGTAAATCTACAATAGTAAAGTCCATAATTGGTATATTAAATTCCGATGGAAAAATAACACAAGGTGAAGCGATATTCGAAGGGGAAAATCTCTTTGCTAAAAAGGAAAAAGAGTATAGAAATATACGTGGCAAAAAAATCGGAATGATATTCCAGGATTCACTAGGCTCCTTTTGCCCAATAAGGACAATTGGAGATCAGATAACTGAAGCAGTGAGAGCCCATGAAAAAATAAGTAAACAAGAAGTAAAAACAAAGGCAGTAGAGCTATTCCATAAGCTGAACTTTAGTGAACCGGAAAAACTATGGAAAAGCTATCCTTTTGAGTTGTCAGGTGGAATGAATCAACGTGTGGGAATCGCTATGGCGATGCTGCTCAATCCACCATTACTTTTGGCAGATGAGCCAACAAGCGCATTGGACCCTAAGGCTACAGATATGGTTTTAGAGGAACTGAATAACATGCGCAAAAATCTTGGAACATCAATTATTATAGTTACCCACGATATGTCGATTGTGCCAAGAATAGCAGATAAGATATTAGTATTAAAAGATGGAATGGTAATGGAATCTGGTAAGGCCGCTGATGTTTTGAGTAATCCTCAAAATGATTATACTAAGCTTTTATGTGATGCAGTACCAGTTTCAGGGAGAAAAGGATGGAACCTTTCATTACAGTAGAAAATATATGTAAGACATTTTCTAGAAATGATAAACAGAATACAGAGGTCTTGAAGGGCATTTCTTTTCAGGTGAACCAGGGCGAATGTCTAGGAATAGTTGGGGAATCTGGAAGTGGAAAAAGCACATTGGCACGAATTATGCTTGGGCTAATTCCGGCTACAGATGGAAAAATCATCATCAATGGAAAAGAACAAAAGGGAATTAGACTCGGTAGCCAGATGGTATTTCAAAACCCAAATGAATCCTTTAATCCACGTAAAACTATTGGTTATGGTGTAGGTGAAGGTTTAAAAAATAAGGGGGTACCACAGGACAAAATTGACGAAAAGATAGATTATCTTTTTGATATGTGTGGTCTACAAAGGGAGTTAAAAAATAAATACCCACACCAAATCAGTGGAGGCCAATGCCAGCGAGCTGCCATAGCAAGAGCATTAGCTATGAATCCAGATATACTTATCTGCGACGAGGCCACTAGCGCCTTGGATGCCACTGTACAAAAACAGGTAATCGAACTGTTACAGGAGCTAAGAAGAAAACAAAATATTACTATTATATTTATCAGCCACAACATGGCACTTGTAGAAATGTTTTGTGATCGAGCCATTCTGATTGAAAATGGCACAACAAAAAGAACTTTTGGTCCAACATAGCCCAAAACTATGGCTATTAACAGTAAAATAAAGTAAAATAAAAACTGTTCGGAAACAATCCAGTTTCTGAATAGTTTTTTGTTTTTAAGATTATGGAAAAGTTAGCAAATGATAATAAAGCCTATTGGATTAACAGGGCCAAGGGCTATTCAGAAGTTAATAAAGAAGAATTATCTGGGATTCAGCACGACACATGGAAAGAGTTTTTGGTGTCAGAGATATCTAAGTGTTACCCTGACAGGAACCCTGGCTCAATAAGAATTTTGGATGTTGGTGCAGGTCCTGGTTTTATATCTATCATTTTATCAGAGGCAGGCTACCAGGTTACTGCCTTCGATTTTGCAGAGACTATGCTGGAAGAAGCAAAGGCTAATGCAGGTGAACTATCAAAACAAATCAGTTTTGTTCAGGGAGACGCATTAAACCTTCCATTTGAAAAAGATTCTTTTGATGTGGTATTTTCACGAAATCTTACTTGGAATCTTCCAGACCCAGCAAGAGCATATTCTCAGTGGCTCTCTGTTTTGAAGCCAGGCGGACTGATGCTAGTGTTTGACGCAAATTGGTATTCATATTTAGTAGATGAAGATAAGCTTCAGCAGTATAAAACAGATCGAGACAATGTAAAAAACAGTTGTCTTGAAGACTACAACATTGGCGATAATTTTGAGCAGATGGAACGCATCGCTCTGTCATTGCCACTTACAGATAAAATTCGTCCTAAGTGGGATTTGGATTTTTTAAATAGCATTGATGCAGGACAGGTGTCTGTTATCGAAGACATTGGAAGCAGATTATATTCCGAAAAAGAAAGGATAAATTATAATTCTACCCCACTATTTATGGTTAGAACGGTAAAAGGGTTATTTTAATGGGTGAGTTACACTATATTGCCTTTGAGGAAGAGGCAGATAATATAAAAGAAAAAGTAGAAAGTTACTGGACTAAAAGAGCAGATGGCTTTTTCGATTTAAGACATGATGAAATAGAAAGCAATAAAGCTGATAGATGGCTTAAGGAAATAGAAAAGTATTTACCAACTGGAAGAAGTCTTAAAATTCTTGATGTTGGATGCGGTGCAGGTTTTTTTGAAATCATTTTAGGAAAGCTTGGACACGATGTTACAGGAATAGATTTAACTGAAGAAATGGTTGCTAAAGCCAATGAAATGATTCGTATATACGATATGGATTCTTCTAGGGTAAAAGCAATAGTTGGAGATGCAGAGAATCTTGATTTTGGAGATGAAGAATTTGATGTGGTAATCAGCAGAAATCTTACATGGACACTGCCACATCCTATTGATGCATACGCTCAGTGGCACAGAGTTCTTAAAAAGGGGGGAGTACTGCTTAATTTTGATGCAGAATATGCTAAGGGAGCTCATAACCTTAAAAGCCCAGAAAATCTTGCTCACAAGGATATACCTGACAGCCTTAAAGAAGAATGCCACGATATTTATCACATGCTTACAATAAGTATGCTGGATAGACCACATTGGGATGAACATGTTTTATCTGATATGGGATTTTCATCAATTGAGGTTGATGATGATTTTGGAAATAGAATATTTGTAGAGCATGACGAGTTTTATATACCAGACAAAATGTTTAGTATCAAAGCTGTTAAAGCATAATGATGGGGGATTATTATGGAAATAAAGCAATTAAAATACTTTGTTGTAGCTGCAGATGTAGGGTCTTTTAGTGAAGCCGCAAAGGTTTTATATACAACTCAATCTAGTGTTAGCAAGGTAATCTCTGCTCTCGAAAAGGAATTAGGCTACAACCTTTTTCAAAGAGAGAGCAAAGGTATTGCTTTAACATACGAAGGAGTAAAGTTTCACAATAAGGCTAGCGTTCTTGTTTCTGATTTTGAAGCACTAGAAACAACTAGTGTGGAGAACAATAACATCGTAAAAATTAGTATTAACCATAGTTCATGGTTGGCAAACTGTTTCTCAGATTTTTATGAATTAAATAAAGATGATGATATTTGCTACAGCATTCATACAGACACAACTCATAACATTATAAATCGTATGAGAATAATGGAGGATGAGGTTGGATTTGTATACGTATTTCCAGATACAAGGTTGCAGTTTGAATATGAAATAAAAAAATATCAGCTTAAATTTGAAAGGCTAAAATCAGTGGATGGAATGATATATTTTCAGCCAGATGATGTTCAGCAGAATAGAGATTATTCGAGCAAGATCATACATGATTTAAAGTATATTCAGTCTGAGCAGGATGATTATATCAGACAGGAGTCATTCCAAACGGAGGATGGTGAGCCTGTAAATATTAAAAACGATATTGCTGTAATTACAAATAGTGATTATGTTATGCATGCATTATTGAAAAATAATTCATTAGCAAATCTTAGTGCAGATAGTTTTAATAGTTATGATTTAGGAATTAGACCAGGAATTCGACTCAAAAATACAAGAGGTAGTATCGACTTTGGAATTCTCACAAATGAGAGCGGAAGACAGAGCAAGCAAGCAAGGGCATTTGTGGATTATATTAAGAAACAACTACTTTAATTTTTAGAAACTCTTTTTTTGAGTAAAGCGATAAAGTGCGAATATTCAAGGGTTTGAGGGATAATTTGACAAAAAATAAATTTTGAAAAATTGTGAAGAAATTATGAAAAAAGACTTGCACAAATGTGTATTAAGTGTTATATTCTATATCGTACTAGCGAAAAGCTAATACCAAATTTTTCATAACTCAGCGACCAAGGGCAACTTTGGTCGCACTCCCCGAACTTCCAGTCGGCGCGTTGGCGCCGGCTTTTTTTTATTCACAGCGAATTTATAAAAATTCACACGAAACAAAAGGAGTGACTTTCTACTTTAAGCCGGGACTTCCTTTTTAAATAGATATGGTTTTTTACACGCCGTATAGGTATAATAAATCATACGAGTATTTCGTATGTTTTTTAGTTAGGAGTATTAATAATGGGTGAAGTTAAAGTAATTGAAATCGGTGAAAGCGTATTTGCGGAAAACGAAGCAGCAGCTGATGCAATTAGAAATCAAATGAAAGAGCAGGGCACATTCTTTTTAAATGTAATGTCTGGTCCTGGATCAGGAAAGACAACTACACTTTCTGCTCTTATTAATAGAATGAAAGATAAATACAAAATCGGAGAGATGGACGTTGATATCGAAACAAGCATTGATGCTCAGCGTGTAGCTGATGCTACTGGCGTTCAGTCTATCCAGATTCACAATATGGGACTTTGTCACATCGATGCTGACATGACAAGCCGTGCATTGATGGAATACGACACAACTGATTTAGATTTATTGATTTTGGAAAACATTGGTAATCTTGTTTGCCCAGCAGAGTTTGATGTTGGTGCCAATAAAAATCTTATGTTGCTTTCAGTTCCAGAAGGAGATGATAAGCCTCTTAAGTATCCTCTTATGTTTGAGATTAGTGATGTAGTATTAATCAATAAGATTGATACACTTGAGTACTTTGATTTTAGTAAGGAAAAGGTTACAGAAAGAATTTTGAAGCTCAATCCAAATGCAAAGATTTTCTTTGTAAGTGGAAAGACTGGCGAAGGACTTGATGAAGTTGTTGCTTGGTTAGAGGATGAAATTGCTGCAGTAAAATAGTTTTAAATGTTCGGCTTTATATAAGGAGAATAATTTGAATTATCAGCAGAAGAATATGACAAGAAGCGAGTACGAAGAATTTTTGAAAGTTTCAGCTGGCGAAATGCCAGCTGATTTAGTACTGCGCAATGGAGTATATCTTGACGTATTCACAAATCAATTCAAAAAAGGTGACATCGCAATTAGCAAAGGCAGCTTTGCGGGAATAGGTAAATACGAAGGTAAAGTGACCATCGATATGACAGGCAAGACAATTGTGCCTGGATTTATCGATGGTCATATTCATATAGAAAGCACTACGGTTGTTCCGGAAATTTTTGCAAAAGAGGCAATTCTTCATGGAACCACAGCAATACTGACGGATCCTCATGAGATTGCAAACGTAATGGGAACCGATGGAATAAAGTATATGCTGGAAGCTACGGAAAATCTTCCTATGGATATATTTTTTATGATTCCATCCTGCGTACCATCCTGTGAGTATGACGAAAGTGGCGCCCAGATATTTGCCCAGGATATGAAGCCGTTCCTATCAAACAAAAGGGTATATGGAATTGCCGAGCTGATGGATGTAAATGGTGTTGTTAATCGCAGATTCGACGTGGTTGACAAGACTTATCTTGCCATTATGGAGGATAAGCTGATAGATGGACATGCTCCGTTGGTAACAGGACAGCAATTGATGGCTTATGTTGCAGCAGGAGTTCTTTCAGACCATGAATGCTCAAATATAGATGAGGCAATGGAAAAGCTAGGTACTGGTCTTTGGATAATGATAAGAGAAGGTACAGCTGCGCAAAATCTAGAGGCTCTAATTGATTTGTGTAAAGAACCATATGCATCCAGATGCATGTTCTGCACTGATGATAGGCACATCAATGACATAATGGATTATGGCCACATCGATAATATAATCAGAAAAGCAATCAGTTTGGGAGTTGACCCAGTAATTGCTTACAAAATGGCTTCATGCTCTGCCGGAGTATACTTTGGACTGCGAGATAGAGGTGCTATCTCACCTGGATTTCTCGCAGATTTTGTGGTGTTAAATGATGTAAAAACGGTGGATATTGATAGGGTATTTAAAGCAGGGGTGGAAATGACCTCTGAATATTTAGCGGCACATTGCAAAAGCAATATATCTTCTGAACTTATAGAAAAGTCTCATAACACCTTTAACCTACCAGTGATAACAAAAGAACTGTTGCTAAACAAAGAAGCTTTGCCAGTTCTTGGTTTGGTAGAAGGTCAGCTGATAACTACAAATGAGGGTAAATCCGAGGCAATAGATGTATCAAAGGATATTCTAAAGGCTGTTGTTGTGGAAAGACATAATGGCACAGGCCATATAGGAATGGGATTTATAAAAGGATACGGCCTGAAAAGAGGGGCAATCGCAACCTCTGTTGCACACGACGCACACAACATCATCGCTATAGGAGTGGCGGAGGAAGATATATCTACGGCCATCAATGAGCTAAAGAAAATCGGCGGTGGAATTGTGGTGTACGATGGCGAAAAGGTGCTTAAGACTTATCCTCTTACTGTTGCCGGATTGATGAGCGAGGTAAGTGCTGCTGATGCAAAAACAAAGCTGGATGAGATTCATGAGGCTGCCTATAAGTTAGGCGTAAACAAAAATATTGATCCATTTATGACATTAAGCTTTACAGCATTACCTGTAATACCGGAATTGAGAATTACCACTTATGGTGTGGTTAATGTTAATGATTGGAAAATAGTTTAAATAACAAATCTATTTTAGTGGAATATATGCTACAATAGCACTTATGGATAAGAAAAGAATTTTTATAACAGTAGTAATTGCTCTCTGGATTATGCTGATTTGGGGACACAGCATGCAGCCAGCCACAGTATCGGAGCTAGAAAGTGGACGCGTATTATATTATCTAGGTAAAATATTCCCAGCTTTACTTGCAAGCGAAGGTGGAATGGTTATTGTTAGAAAAGCTGCTCATATTACAGAGTTTCTTATTTTAGGAATTCTACTTACAGTAGCTTTTGCAAACAAAATATATGGAAGGTTTAACAGATTCACAACTCCAGCCCTTACAGGTCTTTTTATAGCATTCATTGATGAGACAATACAGCTTTTTGTTGTAGGACGCTCAGGGGAAGTAAGAGACCTTTGGTTTGATTTTGGTGGAGTCGTACTTGGAACGCTTATTGCACTTGCTTTTTCAAGCGGAAAGCGAACCCGTAGAAAATATTAAGGTGCAAGATTAAAAATATATTCTAAAAGTGGAGGCAGCATATGGGAAAAAAGAAGATAGTTATCGCACTGGGACACGACGCATTAGGTACAACTGTACTTGAGCAATGGAATGCAACAAAGCGTACCGCAGTTGCAGTAGCAGAGTTTATCAAGCAGGATTATCAGGTTGTCGTTACTCACAGCAACGGGCCACAGGTTAGTATGATTCACACTGCAATGTCTGAGTTCTACCAGAACCATCCTGATTATACATCTACACCAATGTCAGTTTGTTCAGCAATGAGCCAGGGATATATCGGTTACGATTTGCAGCAGGCTATCCGTTCAGAGCTTGTGGGATGTGGTATTTACAAGCCAGTTTCAACTATCCTTACACAGGTTACAGTTGATCCATATGATGAAGCCTTCTATAGGCCAACAAAGATTATTGGCAGAGTTATGACGGAGGAGCAGGCAGAAGCCGAGGAAGCAAAAGGAAATCACACAGTTAAGGTTGAAGGCGGCTACAGAAGAATTGTTGCTGCTCCAAAGCCAATCGAGATCGTTGAAATTGATGCTATCAAAGCTTTGTGCGAAGCAGACCAGGTTGTTATTGCAGCAGGTGGCGGCGGTATTCCTGTTCTCACTCAGGACAACAGCCTAAAGGGTGCATCAGCAGTTGTTGAAAAGGATACAGCTGCAGGTCTTCTTGCTGCAGAGCTTGAAGCAGACATGCTGGTTATTCTTACTAGTGTTACAAAGGTATGCAAAAACTTTGGCAAGCCAAACGAGGAGCCTCTCGACTATATCTCAATTGCAGAAGCAAAAAAGATGCTTGAGGATGGAGAGTTTGGTGAGACAGATATGGCACCAAAGATTCAGGCAGCTATTGATTATATT
It contains:
- a CDS encoding VanZ family protein, whose amino-acid sequence is MDKKRIFITVVIALWIMLIWGHSMQPATVSELESGRVLYYLGKIFPALLASEGGMVIVRKAAHITEFLILGILLTVAFANKIYGRFNRFTTPALTGLFIAFIDETIQLFVVGRSGEVRDLWFDFGGVVLGTLIALAFSSGKRTRRKY
- the hypB gene encoding hydrogenase nickel incorporation protein HypB; protein product: MGEVKVIEIGESVFAENEAAADAIRNQMKEQGTFFLNVMSGPGSGKTTTLSALINRMKDKYKIGEMDVDIETSIDAQRVADATGVQSIQIHNMGLCHIDADMTSRALMEYDTTDLDLLILENIGNLVCPAEFDVGANKNLMLLSVPEGDDKPLKYPLMFEISDVVLINKIDTLEYFDFSKEKVTERILKLNPNAKIFFVSGKTGEGLDEVVAWLEDEIAAVK
- a CDS encoding ABC transporter ATP-binding protein, with protein sequence MEPFITVENICKTFSRNDKQNTEVLKGISFQVNQGECLGIVGESGSGKSTLARIMLGLIPATDGKIIINGKEQKGIRLGSQMVFQNPNESFNPRKTIGYGVGEGLKNKGVPQDKIDEKIDYLFDMCGLQRELKNKYPHQISGGQCQRAAIARALAMNPDILICDEATSALDATVQKQVIELLQELRRKQNITIIFISHNMALVEMFCDRAILIENGTTKRTFGPT
- a CDS encoding ABC transporter ATP-binding protein, giving the protein MNETFFDYNSVSIEFDGKVAVNSVSFSINKGEVLALVGESGSGKSTIVKSIIGILNSDGKITQGEAIFEGENLFAKKEKEYRNIRGKKIGMIFQDSLGSFCPIRTIGDQITEAVRAHEKISKQEVKTKAVELFHKLNFSEPEKLWKSYPFELSGGMNQRVGIAMAMLLNPPLLLADEPTSALDPKATDMVLEELNNMRKNLGTSIIIVTHDMSIVPRIADKILVLKDGMVMESGKAADVLSNPQNDYTKLLCDAVPVSGRKGWNLSLQ
- a CDS encoding class I SAM-dependent methyltransferase, with the translated sequence MEKLANDNKAYWINRAKGYSEVNKEELSGIQHDTWKEFLVSEISKCYPDRNPGSIRILDVGAGPGFISIILSEAGYQVTAFDFAETMLEEAKANAGELSKQISFVQGDALNLPFEKDSFDVVFSRNLTWNLPDPARAYSQWLSVLKPGGLMLVFDANWYSYLVDEDKLQQYKTDRDNVKNSCLEDYNIGDNFEQMERIALSLPLTDKIRPKWDLDFLNSIDAGQVSVIEDIGSRLYSEKERINYNSTPLFMVRTVKGLF
- a CDS encoding class I SAM-dependent methyltransferase; its protein translation is MGELHYIAFEEEADNIKEKVESYWTKRADGFFDLRHDEIESNKADRWLKEIEKYLPTGRSLKILDVGCGAGFFEIILGKLGHDVTGIDLTEEMVAKANEMIRIYDMDSSRVKAIVGDAENLDFGDEEFDVVISRNLTWTLPHPIDAYAQWHRVLKKGGVLLNFDAEYAKGAHNLKSPENLAHKDIPDSLKEECHDIYHMLTISMLDRPHWDEHVLSDMGFSSIEVDDDFGNRIFVEHDEFYIPDKMFSIKAVKA
- the arcC gene encoding carbamate kinase, which codes for MGKKKIVIALGHDALGTTVLEQWNATKRTAVAVAEFIKQDYQVVVTHSNGPQVSMIHTAMSEFYQNHPDYTSTPMSVCSAMSQGYIGYDLQQAIRSELVGCGIYKPVSTILTQVTVDPYDEAFYRPTKIIGRVMTEEQAEAEEAKGNHTVKVEGGYRRIVAAPKPIEIVEIDAIKALCEADQVVIAAGGGGIPVLTQDNSLKGASAVVEKDTAAGLLAAELEADMLVILTSVTKVCKNFGKPNEEPLDYISIAEAKKMLEDGEFGETDMAPKIQAAIDYIGDSAIRKVLITKLSDAGNAVGGQTGTMIGK
- a CDS encoding LysR family transcriptional regulator — protein: MEIKQLKYFVVAADVGSFSEAAKVLYTTQSSVSKVISALEKELGYNLFQRESKGIALTYEGVKFHNKASVLVSDFEALETTSVENNNIVKISINHSSWLANCFSDFYELNKDDDICYSIHTDTTHNIINRMRIMEDEVGFVYVFPDTRLQFEYEIKKYQLKFERLKSVDGMIYFQPDDVQQNRDYSSKIIHDLKYIQSEQDDYIRQESFQTEDGEPVNIKNDIAVITNSDYVMHALLKNNSLANLSADSFNSYDLGIRPGIRLKNTRGSIDFGILTNESGRQSKQARAFVDYIKKQLL
- the ade gene encoding adenine deaminase; translation: MNYQQKNMTRSEYEEFLKVSAGEMPADLVLRNGVYLDVFTNQFKKGDIAISKGSFAGIGKYEGKVTIDMTGKTIVPGFIDGHIHIESTTVVPEIFAKEAILHGTTAILTDPHEIANVMGTDGIKYMLEATENLPMDIFFMIPSCVPSCEYDESGAQIFAQDMKPFLSNKRVYGIAELMDVNGVVNRRFDVVDKTYLAIMEDKLIDGHAPLVTGQQLMAYVAAGVLSDHECSNIDEAMEKLGTGLWIMIREGTAAQNLEALIDLCKEPYASRCMFCTDDRHINDIMDYGHIDNIIRKAISLGVDPVIAYKMASCSAGVYFGLRDRGAISPGFLADFVVLNDVKTVDIDRVFKAGVEMTSEYLAAHCKSNISSELIEKSHNTFNLPVITKELLLNKEALPVLGLVEGQLITTNEGKSEAIDVSKDILKAVVVERHNGTGHIGMGFIKGYGLKRGAIATSVAHDAHNIIAIGVAEEDISTAINELKKIGGGIVVYDGEKVLKTYPLTVAGLMSEVSAADAKTKLDEIHEAAYKLGVNKNIDPFMTLSFTALPVIPELRITTYGVVNVNDWKIV